A single Candidatus Aegiribacteria sp. DNA region contains:
- a CDS encoding redox-sensing transcriptional repressor Rex produces MADRKVSERTIRRLSHYARCLRDARSRGDSTVTSSYLSRQCGISSAAVRKDLTVFGEFGKQGSGYDVDDLLAQIERILGTCDSPSIIIIGAGNIGRALLESGLECTGGYSYSAIFDIDPDLVGTRCAGHIIKPIDDIRSTVSGYEHFIAVIAVTTGEGQKVVNRLAKAGCRAMLSFNLEPLELPEGVELRYMEMSTELDMLTHSMKT; encoded by the coding sequence ATGGCTGACAGAAAAGTGTCCGAGAGAACGATAAGGCGTTTAAGCCATTATGCCCGTTGTCTGCGCGATGCCAGGTCAAGGGGGGATAGCACGGTTACATCCAGTTACTTATCCAGGCAATGCGGCATTTCTTCTGCAGCGGTAAGAAAGGATTTAACCGTTTTCGGAGAATTCGGAAAGCAGGGCTCAGGTTACGATGTGGATGATCTTCTGGCACAGATTGAAAGAATCCTGGGAACTTGTGATTCGCCTTCAATAATAATCATCGGTGCCGGTAATATTGGCAGAGCACTGCTTGAATCCGGCCTGGAGTGTACGGGAGGATACTCCTACTCGGCTATTTTCGACATAGATCCTGATCTGGTTGGTACGCGATGTGCGGGGCATATAATAAAACCCATTGATGATATCCGTAGTACGGTATCAGGTTACGAGCACTTTATCGCGGTAATAGCGGTTACAACGGGAGAAGGACAGAAGGTTGTTAACAGGCTTGCAAAGGCAGGATGCCGGGCTATGCTGAGTTTCAATCTGGAACCGCTCGAATTGCCGGAAGGAGTTGAGCTGCGCTATATGGAGATGTCCACCGAACTGGATATGCTTACCCATTCCATGAAGACGTAG
- a CDS encoding cob(I)yrinic acid a,c-diamide adenosyltransferase has translation MKGRFQLYTGNGKGKTTAALGLAVRAACANLNVYFGQFMKGRDYSELCLPDRFPGLITMEQFGTPRLICKGEKPSEDDIRSASDGLNKIRSAMKSGKYSIVIADELNVTVYMGLLDKDDVMDFIDQRPDGVELVLTGRYAPECFVEAADLVTEMREVKHYYKTEKLLARKGIES, from the coding sequence ATGAAGGGGAGATTTCAGCTCTATACCGGAAACGGCAAGGGTAAGACCACAGCAGCGCTTGGGCTTGCGGTAAGAGCCGCATGTGCGAATTTGAATGTATACTTCGGGCAGTTCATGAAAGGCCGGGATTACTCGGAACTCTGTCTGCCTGATCGTTTTCCAGGTCTTATCACGATGGAACAATTCGGTACTCCCAGGCTTATATGCAAGGGGGAGAAACCTTCAGAGGATGATATACGATCCGCCTCAGATGGTCTCAATAAGATAAGATCAGCGATGAAATCCGGTAAATACAGTATTGTTATTGCGGATGAACTGAACGTTACTGTTTATATGGGGCTTCTTGATAAGGATGATGTGATGGATTTCATTGATCAGCGGCCGGACGGTGTAGAACTTGTGCTGACTGGACGCTACGCCCCGGAATGTTTTGTCGAAGCAGCTGACCTGGTAACGGAAATGAGGGAAGTAAAACATTACTACAAAACGGAGAAACTGCTGGCCCGAAAAGGCATCGAATCCTAG
- the rlmN gene encoding 23S rRNA (adenine(2503)-C(2))-methyltransferase RlmN: MSNDSKKEQVTGLIYNDLKKWVTVNLRMKPYRAQQLFSWIHLKRINSFHQMTDISLAARNELDRTGEITALETVNTITADDGTAKHSFLLKDGEVIESVLIPDPPRLTACISTQAGCKCGCKFCQTGRGGFRRNLRTDEIVAQLYGLQNRTHSRISNVVLMGMGEPMDNFPAVSDALSIMTDDRGICIGARKITVSTVGIPGGIAKLAQLDAQYGLAVSLHSAVESTRLKLVPVSKALPLSMIKRDLLDYCNLKGRRITLEYCLIAGINDTIPEADALVEFVADIECKINLLVYNPIEGVPYRRPNDESVNRFMHYLYPRCQAVTLRRSRGSDIAAACGQLGPEAHRTSCSCSDS, translated from the coding sequence ATGAGCAACGATTCAAAAAAAGAACAGGTAACCGGTCTTATATATAATGATCTGAAAAAATGGGTAACAGTTAACCTGCGTATGAAACCGTACAGGGCGCAACAGCTCTTCTCCTGGATACACCTGAAAAGGATCAATTCATTTCATCAGATGACCGACATTTCTCTGGCTGCCAGAAACGAGCTTGACCGAACCGGTGAGATAACAGCCCTTGAGACCGTCAATACTATTACTGCAGATGATGGAACTGCAAAGCATTCCTTTCTCCTGAAAGACGGAGAGGTGATAGAATCAGTTCTTATCCCGGACCCGCCGAGATTGACAGCATGTATATCGACCCAGGCAGGCTGCAAATGCGGCTGTAAGTTCTGTCAAACGGGGAGAGGAGGATTCAGACGTAACCTTCGAACCGATGAAATAGTGGCTCAACTGTACGGTTTGCAGAACAGAACCCATTCGCGAATAAGCAACGTTGTTTTAATGGGAATGGGGGAACCTATGGACAATTTCCCGGCTGTCAGCGATGCTCTATCCATAATGACCGATGACAGGGGTATTTGTATCGGCGCCAGAAAAATAACCGTGTCAACAGTGGGAATACCCGGCGGTATCGCAAAACTGGCACAACTGGATGCCCAGTATGGGCTTGCGGTTTCTCTTCACAGTGCTGTGGAAAGTACCAGATTGAAGCTTGTACCTGTATCAAAAGCTCTACCGCTTTCAATGATTAAGCGAGATCTACTGGATTATTGCAATTTGAAAGGTCGAAGGATAACGCTGGAATATTGCCTTATTGCAGGCATTAACGATACAATCCCTGAGGCTGATGCCCTAGTAGAATTCGTCGCTGATATTGAATGCAAGATAAATCTACTCGTCTACAATCCGATTGAAGGTGTTCCATACAGGAGGCCCAATGATGAATCGGTGAACCGATTCATGCATTACCTTTACCCCAGATGCCAGGCGGTTACACTGAGGCGCTCAAGGGGAAGTGACATTGCCGCTGCCTGCGGCCAGCTTGGCCCGGAAGCGCATCGTACTTCTTGTTCCTGTTCTGATTCGTAA
- the mtnP gene encoding S-methyl-5'-thioadenosine phosphorylase: MENRIGIIGGSGVYSFEGVRIEQQLNTETPFGKPSAPLLLADYKDIPLVFLPRHGEGHTLLPSEVPYAANIYALKHVGVRQLISISAVGSLQNEYHPRHFVIPDQIYDRTKGIRRSTYFGGGMAGHVGFGSPFCRDLSDILFKAAEDADAVVHNGGTLVCMEGPAFSTRAESEVYRRQGHAVIGMTTIPEAKLAREAGICYATICMVTDYDVWHETEEDVSVEAVIANVRVNTVRARKTIENALQAIDINKTDCSCYGGKSAIKEAIMTAPEHRSYLAKEHLKVILER; encoded by the coding sequence ATGGAAAATCGTATTGGTATTATCGGAGGATCGGGAGTCTATTCTTTTGAGGGAGTTAGAATAGAGCAGCAGTTGAATACTGAAACTCCTTTTGGAAAACCTTCCGCTCCGCTTCTTCTGGCTGATTATAAGGATATCCCGTTGGTGTTTCTGCCACGTCATGGAGAGGGACATACCCTTTTGCCTTCCGAGGTTCCATATGCAGCTAACATATACGCACTGAAGCATGTAGGAGTCCGGCAGCTTATATCCATTTCTGCGGTGGGCAGCCTTCAAAATGAGTATCACCCGAGACATTTTGTCATTCCCGATCAGATTTACGATCGTACCAAGGGTATAAGAAGATCCACCTATTTCGGTGGAGGAATGGCTGGTCACGTTGGATTCGGTTCACCATTCTGCAGGGACCTTTCAGATATACTGTTCAAAGCGGCCGAAGACGCTGATGCTGTAGTTCATAATGGTGGTACACTGGTTTGCATGGAAGGTCCCGCTTTCTCAACAAGGGCTGAGAGCGAAGTATACCGCAGGCAAGGTCATGCGGTTATTGGAATGACGACTATTCCAGAGGCAAAGCTTGCAAGAGAAGCAGGTATATGTTATGCAACTATATGCATGGTAACGGATTACGATGTATGGCATGAAACAGAAGAAGACGTTTCTGTAGAAGCGGTAATAGCAAATGTCAGAGTAAATACTGTCCGTGCCAGGAAGACGATTGAAAATGCTCTGCAGGCGATTGATATCAATAAGACTGATTGTTCCTGCTATGGTGGAAAGAGCGCAATTAAGGAAGCAATCATGACTGCTCCGGAACACCGAAGCTACCTGGCGAAGGAGCATCTGAAGGTTATTCTCGAAAGATAA
- a CDS encoding thiamine-phosphate kinase codes for MKQLISEIGERGLIRRLRKIFPQLSFIGDDSAVLSEIRCPVVTTDSFFEGTHFYRWWAPPRILGRRLLEAALSDIAAMGARARWVFAALALDPGMKINWIEDFYRGLTERDDIIIAGGETVRGERMGITLTIIGEGEEPETLLRRYSLLPGDNLWVSGLIGRALDAPLLLEEIGGFEGDDLNPRRKIISDAELVQLRDFLQPRAELELGIELRQLGVRCAIDISDGLISEAEHLSRESGVNAILDISESMFYDSVKERPLAASAAGEDFSLLFGAADGLDFSSKGCFLVGRAESGKGEVSVFLDGDKANISSTGYDHMEV; via the coding sequence ATGAAACAGCTTATTTCAGAGATAGGGGAAAGAGGGCTGATAAGGAGACTCAGGAAAATATTTCCCCAGCTTTCCTTTATTGGAGATGACAGTGCTGTGTTGTCAGAAATTCGTTGTCCTGTTGTTACCACTGACAGTTTTTTTGAAGGTACCCATTTTTATCGATGGTGGGCCCCTCCACGTATACTTGGAAGACGGTTGCTTGAAGCCGCATTGTCAGACATAGCGGCAATGGGGGCAAGAGCCAGGTGGGTCTTTGCCGCTTTGGCCCTTGACCCGGGAATGAAAATAAATTGGATAGAGGATTTCTATAGAGGATTGACCGAGCGTGATGATATTATTATCGCGGGTGGGGAGACGGTGAGGGGAGAGCGCATGGGAATTACACTCACGATAATTGGTGAGGGAGAAGAACCAGAAACTCTCCTTAGAAGATATTCCCTTCTTCCTGGTGATAATCTATGGGTAAGCGGCTTAATCGGCCGTGCGCTTGATGCGCCCTTATTACTGGAAGAAATTGGTGGATTTGAAGGTGATGATCTAAACCCCCGAAGGAAAATCATCTCCGATGCAGAACTGGTTCAGCTCAGGGATTTTCTGCAGCCGAGAGCGGAGCTGGAACTTGGAATTGAACTAAGACAATTGGGAGTTAGGTGCGCAATAGACATTTCTGATGGGCTTATTTCTGAAGCAGAACACCTTTCTCGCGAAAGCGGAGTTAATGCAATACTTGATATAAGTGAGTCCATGTTCTACGATTCTGTGAAGGAAAGACCACTGGCTGCGTCTGCAGCTGGAGAAGATTTCAGTTTATTGTTTGGAGCAGCAGACGGGCTTGATTTTTCTTCAAAAGGGTGTTTTTTAGTTGGGCGGGCTGAATCCGGGAAGGGAGAAGTGTCCGTATTTCTTGATGGAGACAAAGCTAATATCAGTTCAACGGGATACGATCATATGGAGGTTTGA
- a CDS encoding DUF4342 domain-containing protein, translating to MTDSSESKEFKVSGSDLLEKMKELVHQGNVRHILIKNEAGKTLIEIPLTMGILGVALIPAYAAVAAIAALAVKCTIEVKTSKDPD from the coding sequence ATGACTGATTCATCTGAATCAAAAGAATTCAAGGTTTCCGGCAGCGATCTTCTTGAAAAAATGAAGGAACTTGTTCACCAGGGAAACGTAAGGCACATACTCATTAAGAATGAAGCCGGTAAAACGCTGATAGAGATTCCCCTGACAATGGGAATTCTCGGAGTTGCGCTTATCCCGGCCTATGCCGCAGTCGCTGCAATCGCAGCGCTTGCTGTGAAATGTACTATTGAAGTAAAAACTTCAAAAGATCCGGACTGA
- a CDS encoding mechanosensitive ion channel family protein, whose amino-acid sequence MNAQMIIHGIQAIVLGLSVGLILLIIRKHAPGSKLKLWVLLAGIAGAAYLVMKMFGVPGESTFSKMALAATIMLSSNIMLQILNLLLWDYLLKKQVDVHIPRLVIDIINFIVLAIVAVALLNGIFGVKLTAFLVTSTVLSAVIGLSLQDILGNLFAGLALQMERPYKLGEWINVGDEEGVVVQMNWRTLSIRTRSGDHVIIPNATVSKDIVTNYSRPDRNHMCRISVGMAYADQPGKMKRIIISILKKMDGVLDAPSPRVFLSKFDDYSIIYDVRFWISEYHRRPELENAVRTRIWYGLKRNGLTIPFPIRDVTIREVSAEQEDRVNENMKQDVIRELRNIELFKPLSYDQIDELAANSSKLLFSKGELLVQQGDSGDSLFIISDGEVEISVSDSTGRRTHLVDLHRGDYFGEMSLLTGEPRSASVTAICETEVIVVEKSGMAELLEQESSILEPLSAMLEKRMEDLSGRVTKQTGKKKSVEQPDRKEHLIGRIRDFFGIG is encoded by the coding sequence TTGAACGCCCAGATGATAATACATGGTATTCAGGCAATTGTTCTGGGTTTATCTGTTGGCCTCATTCTCCTGATTATCCGGAAGCATGCTCCCGGCAGCAAATTGAAACTGTGGGTACTTCTTGCTGGAATCGCTGGCGCAGCATATCTTGTAATGAAAATGTTCGGTGTTCCAGGGGAATCCACATTCTCAAAGATGGCCCTTGCGGCCACCATCATGCTTTCTTCGAACATCATGCTGCAGATTCTGAACCTGCTGTTATGGGACTATCTTTTAAAAAAACAGGTTGATGTTCATATTCCAAGGCTTGTAATAGATATCATCAATTTCATAGTACTTGCGATTGTGGCTGTTGCCCTTCTGAACGGAATATTCGGAGTTAAACTTACAGCGTTCCTTGTAACATCCACTGTGCTTTCGGCAGTAATCGGTCTTTCTCTTCAGGATATTCTGGGCAACCTCTTTGCCGGGCTGGCTCTTCAGATGGAACGGCCCTACAAACTTGGTGAATGGATAAATGTTGGTGATGAAGAGGGGGTTGTTGTCCAGATGAACTGGAGAACACTCAGCATTCGAACAAGATCCGGTGACCATGTAATAATTCCGAACGCAACGGTATCCAAGGATATCGTAACGAATTACTCCCGTCCCGACAGGAATCATATGTGCCGGATATCGGTTGGAATGGCTTATGCCGATCAACCTGGAAAGATGAAAAGGATAATTATTTCGATTCTGAAAAAAATGGATGGAGTTCTTGATGCTCCATCACCAAGGGTATTCCTCAGTAAATTCGATGATTACTCCATTATTTATGATGTCAGGTTCTGGATAAGTGAATATCACAGGAGGCCGGAGTTAGAGAACGCAGTGAGAACTCGAATCTGGTACGGTTTAAAGCGTAACGGCCTGACTATCCCGTTCCCCATAAGAGATGTGACAATCAGGGAGGTATCTGCCGAACAGGAGGACAGGGTAAACGAGAATATGAAACAGGATGTTATCCGTGAACTCAGGAACATCGAACTGTTCAAACCACTGTCTTACGATCAGATAGATGAGCTTGCTGCAAATTCATCAAAACTACTGTTCTCCAAAGGGGAACTCCTGGTTCAGCAGGGGGATTCCGGTGACTCCCTTTTCATTATTTCGGACGGTGAAGTGGAGATATCCGTTTCTGACAGCACTGGAAGAAGAACCCATCTGGTTGATCTTCACAGGGGAGACTACTTTGGTGAAATGAGTCTTCTTACAGGTGAGCCGCGTTCTGCTTCTGTTACCGCTATTTGTGAAACTGAAGTGATAGTCGTTGAGAAGAGTGGAATGGCTGAATTACTGGAGCAGGAATCTTCGATTCTTGAACCTCTTTCCGCCATGCTTGAGAAGAGAATGGAAGACCTTTCAGGAAGAGTAACAAAACAGACGGGAAAGAAAAAGAGCGTGGAACAGCCTGACAGAAAGGAGCACCTGATTGGTAGAATCAGGGATTTCTTCGGCATAGGATAA